The genomic segment CTCAACCAGCATTGTGCTTAACTACACCACAGTCAATATGAAACACAGAAAGGTGCATAaccaatttaaaatcataagtGTTGAGCACATCATGGGCATATGAATTTCACTTGTTTATTGATATGTATAAAATATAAGTCAATATTTTGAGAGAAGATCCTAGATCGATAAGTATAGCAAAATAATACTGCAATAAGTAATTTACAAGATACACATAACCTGGTCCAAACTTGAATAGCAAATCAGAGCTTTCCATCCATTTCTAGGCCTATCTAAGATGCTTGTCATGAGAAATCAAGCAATAATAGAAATATCTACATGTTTAGTGCCTTTCACCAAAATGAGCCAATGTGGTGTATAATTTGGAAAGCATCCAGGGAAGTGATTAAGGGTAAAGATGCAAGTCAGTCTAACTACTAATTGTGTCACATGAATGCCTAGTGTTCCTTGACAGATTCTGCATTTTACAGAACTTGTGCACCCTCTGTGTTTCACTTTTCACGAAGGTCAATAATAACATTTATAGGCTATGCCAAAAGAGCATCATCCAACATGCAATGACAAAGCATAGTAACATCAAACTTACTGCAAGTAAATTACCACAAGCTTTTGACAGAAACATCCTTTAATTCCTTCAGTAGAGCAAGGTTTTCCTATCCTATACAAAAACAGCTTTACAAGTACAGAATCAAGCAAGGTAGCCCTACCTGAGTGATGATCAactattttcaaatatatgaaACCACAAAACAACCAAactaaactattttaaaatgaagGATAGCAGAAAAAATTGGCATCTAAATTTCCTACAAACTCTTTACCATTATGAACGAGTCAGGCAATATAGCTATTGTTAAGCAAGTGATCGAATTGGTAAACCCCGTGACCCAAAACTTAAGACAGAATGCACTAAATCAATCCCCAATTACCAAACAAAATCTCACCAATATTCATAACCACAATTATAGAACCTAAAACTCGAAAGTGAACTAAAAGTTATCCTCCTGATAGGAACGAGGAAATAAGCTATGTCAtgtaaatcaacaaaaaaagcCTTCCTCGGTTCTAACTACCCTAAATCTCAGCAATAAGCCATAAACCATAGAAAAAACGCAATTGAAAggaaacaaagagaaaaggcAAAATGATATCAAAAAGGCAAAATGATATACCTGAGAACCAGCAAGCTCCTCAAACTGCTTAACCCAATCATCCGTAAATGCATCTTTGGTAGAATCATCAGGCTTAGAAGCGGCTGTGACAGACTCCAATCCTTTAACAGCCTCCCTAGCCTGTTCTCTAAGTTTATCAAGAGCCTCCTCAACATGGGATTCTttagaaaccttttttttcccttttttcttgctttttaagTCAGGCAATCCCATTCCCAACCCTTGAACACCAGTTGGCAATGAAGGAAGACAGGTCCctttctcttcctctttctGCTTTCTGTTCTCTTTATTACCATCTCCACTTCTATAAATTAagccataattttcaaaaatcaccAATATCTATtaccaaagataaaaaaaaaatgttgagacAGACCTTTGAGAAGCAGGAGCAAGGTTGAGAGTCTGGAAATCATCAACAGCACCTGTAAAgagattgaaatatatataaaaagaattgtcagattttttatagagaaaatGAAGACATGGGttttagagaaagagagagattacTGTCAAGGAGTTGTTCTAAGTCGTCGTGTTGGTCCGCCATGATTGAACTAATAATCTCTGCCCCCACCTCTCTCTCAGCTGATACACcaagcttttcttcttcttcttctttatctcTTGAGGGAGTTGTGCTTGTGCTTGAGCTTGAGAGGGTGAGAGAGCGACAGCGATTCAATGTCTCTCTTGTGAGATTGTGACAGCACTACTCCTTTgccgtggtttttttttttttttttgcttttatcttttcttaattaatgttttccatttcaattttcttctcccAAAATATCTCCATTCTAAATTTGTggtaaaaatgaattttggtatattctttttattaatataaatatttagattaatttgtgtatattttgattaattttttaaattttaaaattaataattatataaatctctaatgactattatattagaaatatcatgacttaaatttgaaactataaaagaaacaaattttttaattttaaaaatacattttttattggataaaaataaattgtgatatttgtttttaataattgctGAAATGGTTATAGATGAAAATAAACATTCAAACCATCGAAGCATTTGCCATAAGCCATTAACATTTTTAACTGCGagttatagtttttctttttttcttcatgtaaatTATAAGGGTGCTTTTGAATTAtggatcaataaaaaataatattttaagaacgtattttttatattgatttgataaattttaaagtcttaatagtttttattatttaaatctaaaaagtcaaagaaaaaaagtaaataatctCTTTAATTACAAgactaaataataaatagctATTGATaagtaattattaatttaattcaaaacacatttggaaagattgtaaaatatttactttaagtgattttgttcttatatcttgggatatatatatatatatatatatatatatatatatataaataaataaagatttggCTGTGTTTTTACTTTTCTGAACTTTATATGGGTGCTAAAGCctctaaataacaaaattattgtaCATAATtcataattacaataataatttcatccataatactcaaaaatcaaaatatttcatGAACACAGATTGCTTTAGGCATTTCGTCAAACAAATTCTAAGCATCCATCAAACTATCTTAGGAAAGCTCTCAAAATTAGGGCTCAACAACGGAGATGGAGACAATTTCAAGCTCCATAACAAACTCAAAGCCTCTGTGGAATTGAATCAACTGATGGGTGATTCTGTCCATGTGGGCACATTACAGGCTGATGAGGGAAATGTTGCTGCTGAAGAAAGAACAAACGAAGCGTAAAAAATGCGCGGAAAAAACAATGGATTTTTGGAAATGCGCCTAAACTCATCAAATCTAGAAAGGAATCCAACTCAATTGACCCTGATTCTTTctacttcttcattttttttagtttccttCCTTATCCCAGTCCGAAACTAGAACAACCTTcgctttcttctttgttttcgtTCTGTTCCTGCTCATCTCAACCTGATTGTTGAATGGATGTCTTACCGACCGGAATGATTGAAGAATGGAATCCAAAACTTTATCAGAATTTCATTACTCTAAAAACCcatttgtcttcttcttctttccccttAAATATAATGTTTCACACAAATCCCATCAAAAGAATCATGGAATGGAATTCTAATGGTCAGGATAATATTAACTTCTCTATCTCTATCCGATGAATCAAAACGACAGAGTAAAGGGATCGAGAAGTTAAAGAAACACCAATAGCAATAACAGAAAGAGGatataaagagaaaatacaTAAAGAAAGAAGGTAGATGAAAGAAGAATATTGTCTCTCTTCATTTTTAGAAGGGAGGGAAATTAAGAGAGTGTAAATGAATTTTGTTcggagaaggaaagaaaaggaaactatTAAAAATGAATGTTCTTTACTAGgtaaggtttatatatatatatatatatatatatataacaagtaaaatcataaattcaaaatcaaaagtaaTATTGAgaacttaattatttaaatcGAATTTCTcccatttttttcattaaattggaAAGACAGGCTTTCCTAGTTTAAAGAGAAGgtttccatttcttttctttccatctATTGTTCTTAGCCCATTTTAGCCAAAAGCAGCCCTCAACCAATAATTCAACTTCTGAAAGCATACATTGGAatgcaattgaaaataaaagacgttttatttttctattgttttctttttttggaaaatGAGTACACAATGTTTCCCCTGGAAAAGACCTCCGAGCCCGAGGGGATTTCTACTAGCTACTTCCAATGGACATTTCCTCTTCCCAACAAATGAACAAATGAACTAACTGTACAATGGTGCCAACGCAGGGTTTCTTTGATTTATGGTTAAAAAACCAGCTCCTCAAACCTCTGATGGTGGCAACTCCTGTGGCATTCAAACAAAATCTAGGCTTAAGATTACAGTAATACATTCGCCATCTGCATTTGAACATACATTTTGAGGAGGGAGGGGGAAGGATTGTGGAAATTTTGATAGAAAACATGTTTTGCTTCTCCATGACCCGATTCCGATGCAGCACCATTGAGCATCTTCCAGGATGTGCTGGATGGAGCCCGTCCAAGTATTGCATCGACCACAAGGAGCAAAACTTGGTATGTACATCTCCATTGCTCAAATTAAAGTTCCACTTCATGAAGTTCATCTCCAAAACTACTGCTACTAGGCATTCGCGTCATGGATTGGTTGCTAGGCATAAATGGTGAAGGGGTCATGCCCAAAGCCTCCCCTGGAGATTTGGATTCCATCACCTTAGGAGGACTAAATGAATCACTGAAGCTCCCACTCCATGACGCTGTTCGTCGTGAGTTGGATGAAACCAAGTCTTTCCCATTTATCATACCCCCCTTTCTCGTAATGTTATCCATGCTTGGAAATCTTTGCATAGCCATTGCTGACGAAGACGTGGAAGGCTGTGGATAATCATTCTCCTTCGCATTGAATGTAGAAGGTTTTTCAgtggttgcactgtcttcttgTATGTTTTCTGCTATAGCTTCCATAGAATATTCTGGTGCGGGTGCGGGAACAAAAAACTTCGCATTTGAAGCAACAGCAGGTTTGACAGATGGAACAGACGGGGACTGGAACAGATTTGCTGGTTTTCCACCACCTTGGTTAAAGGTGTCAACATACCTATCAAACACCCATGATTGATATTAGtttgtattaattaaatcacttaaaaaaaatggaacaaaAGTCCTTGACCTGGACAAGTAAATTTTCTTCAAAGCTTATTATATCAATTTAGCCACCCATTTCAATTGGATGACAAGATTAGGATTTAGGAACTCAATGTACATTGGAGTTCCAACTGGATAACAAGAATTAGCCATATTGCTGGGCATCCCACAACAATATGATAGAACCTTCGTGTGTGTTTTCCCTAATCCACTCTTCCCCCATACCACATATTCTTAgtaaaataaagcaaaactttacCTTCACTTTATCTATTCATCTAAAATTCTATTGACAAGCATCCTAACTTTCACGATATTCATTATttagagaagaaaaacagaagGCTTCAAAATTACCTTGCCCTGACACCCATGCGCCCACGAGCCGAGAATTGATTTGAACTGGCTGGAATAGGCGGAATCCCTGAAGGATGGTCTGTTGAAGTGGGACTCTTAAACGTTGAGTTCCCATCAGTCAGAGACACTTCATTCTTCAAAGCGGATTTCAAGTTGTAGTCAGAGCCTCCATTCTGGAAGCCTAGAGTTGTTGGAGGGGGTGCCAAGGCTGCTGCTTCAGCTGTGGGTTCAACACCTTCCTCCACCCATCTCTTGAGCTTTTCATCATAATAAAATTTGTTCTTTTCACCCAATTTAGCCTTCAGTCACAATACAAATGATGGTTAACAAGAGTACCAGGAGATTGTCCATAGTTTCTCCCTGAAAAAGTCAACAGAAATCACATATGAAAATCAATCTACCTGTTTATCCGAGCGAGGCCTTAAGACTAGCCCTACAGTTTTCTGCAAAAGCTGTGATCCAAAACCAAAACGACCAAACCGAGATGACCCCACTGAACCTGATGCCTTACTTTGTGTGCTGGAAGGAGTTCCTTGTGTAGATGAATCAGCCTGATCCTACCACAAGCCAGTAAGAAGACGTGATATAATTAACATGAACATCAAGCAATTCAAGTCTAGTATTTCAACTTGCAGAAGATAACACACCTGTATTGGACTTCTACCAAAGTCTGGCTCTGAAACACTTCTATTATGCATTGTCATTTTATTGCCATCAGCTGCCCATTCACTTATGGGCTCTGTTGAAGCAGAAGATATTAGAGATGACATGGTCATTGTTGACTGACTACCTGATACTCTGGGAGCCATCAGTTGGTGATGGCTATCTGGCACACTTCCTTGTGATGCTGATGGTGCGGGTGGTGGCAGGCCCCCAACAACACGATGTGCAGTGCTATCAAAAAAGTTGAGCAACTTGCCAACTATCTTTCCTGGAGCCAAATTTGTGGTGAATCCACCCTGAAAAATAGAATATTTAATCGTGGTCAGAATACagaaaagcaaataaagaaagaaagaaagtagagtttatgataaattattacCTGCTGATGGGCTCTAATCCTTTCCTCAAGGGATAATACTAAAAGCTTCCATGTTTCTACTTCAGGAGCTCGACCAGTTTTTAGGGATTTTAAAACAGCCTGACAATACCTAAATAAATTCACCAGATTCAGACAACTGAAGGACAAATTATATAAAGCACCTACTTCAAAATTGTCATCCCCTTACTTAAGTGAATCAGAGACTTTGCCCACTTCAGCCAGCATGTATGCATAGATGAGCTTATACGGCTGAAACGGTAGCAGGATAAACTGGGAGTTACCAAGCACCTTTGAGTATTCATACAACTCAGTTCTCTGTCAATACATCccattaaattaatcaagtcaGATTCCATTGAAGGAGAGTCTGTGTGTGAAATCTTACGAGAGAGAAAGGTTGAGTTTGAAACCACAAGAAACATTCCAAAATGTCACCATTCTCGATTTTGCTCATAAAGATTGGATTCTGATCAGTGATTTGTATAATTAACCAAAACCTATCTATCCAGCCTAGAAGTGCAGAACAAGTTGTTCATTTGCATTGGAAGCACCCATCCCATAATAAGCTaccataaataaatcataaataatcGCGCGTACGGGTTGAACAAAATAACAGAGCACCTGAATAGCCTCTGGATTAGCATATGTTCGGGGATGCTTCCAGTGATCTGCTCCAATTAGGCATAGCCTTGCAGTGTCTGAATATGACTCAAAGTTTGCTTCCGCTATCAAATAGCAGATGTGTGCAGCAGTAATCTGAGTAATCACTCTCATGTAAGGTTCAGGATACAGGATTTTCAATAGAAGGCACCAAACAAAGGACCAAAGAAAATAGATACCTCACTTCTATCCTTCCATAGGCAATCTCCAAGATGCATGAGCACGAGCTCATCATCTTTTGTTCTGTTTGCAGTTATTACAGCCAAATTCTCTTCCCAGTCGTCAAGCATTCTGTTTGCCCCAAACTGCAATTGATAGCAAagcatatataaaattatacaccAATAAAAACTAGTTAGAAATTTCAGCTTTTGATAGGAAATGAAAAGGGAAGAGCTTGTCGTGGCAAAGGTAAATTACAagcaatttttttacaaattgaaAAGATGGCAGTGACATGACAGCTACATCAAAGCCTATAAGCATTAAGTATCCTTGTGAACAGGACTGAGGAGAAAGCTTAGTTATTCTATATATTGAGCGCTAACAATATACCCATTATGTGGAAACAACAGTTGATATAGCCGGTCGGTAGTATTATCAACAAAATCCTAAACACAATTCTCTTCTCTTTGGCTTCATTCTCAAAGGTTCTCCATCACTACAAAATATCCTCTCAAGTTTTTGATAGcaaaatatgtgattttaaCTGAAAGAATCCACAACATAGCACATGCATTCAGCCCTTAATATAGTATGACAATTCATGCATCACTATCTCACCTGAACAGGTTGTTGAGGGATACTCAAATCACCAGGAAAGCCACCATGTACATTAGAATCTGTGGAAAATACCTCAGCTGGTTGCCCTGCTATTAGCAAGCATAATGTTCGCAAAGGAGAACCAGCTGCCAGCTGGCGAAGTGCCATTAGCTTGACAGTATCAACATAGTACTGTATCAACCCAGCCCCAAAAACAtgcaaacagagagagagagagagaagcgaGTAAATATCTGAAAATCTTCCTTGTACGCGAAATTATCTGAATAAAATCAAAGGCATCAGAGTAACATAGACGAAAAACCTGATCACCAAGCTGTGATGCAAGAACAAGTGCTGGTCCCCACAGCTGGCCTTCTTGTGCACATTGTAAAGCCTCTTTTTTTCTACCAGAAACCAGAAGATGTTGTACCTCAGAAGCAGTTTCCTAGTACATACATCAGAATCTTTTACAAGACAGATAAAATGTCAATACAATAGTGAGAAATAGCAAAGTAGTATATGAGATACCCTAATTTGTCCTTCAGAGGGCATATTCTGCAAGCAGTGGTCAAGGGCACCATACTCACTGAAGTGTGTGCTATTCTTCTTGGCAGATGCAAAGAGTTTTGCAACTGCTGATTCTGGAGCATCGCTCTCctacaaaaatacaaatgatATTCAAAATGCCAGGTTAGTCATTTCTATATGTGGCTATTCAGTTATGATTGCAAGGCAACAATATTAAGGACccattttatcatataaataacAGTGTAAGGAGATGATGTGAAACTCAATGATGTAACATCAAATATCAAGAAAGTAAATATTAGGAACTACATCAGGAGAAGGAAAATAAACCCGCAACAAACTTGTTGCATCATTAATTGGATTATAGTAACACCCAATGCAGGTTGCTTAAATGCTTCCGGTAGCCCATGTGCTTTCGTACGTGGGCCAGACCACCTACTCTTTTCTAGTTTAGAAATTAGATACCCCATGCAGCATGCCCTTTCACTTATGTCCGGCCAAGTCTCTCTGAAATAAGCAAGGTAAATTAACTCCCAATGGGCTTGAAACAGTCTTCCATTTTGAGACATTTCAAACATCTTTTAGAAAAACATCACACAAGAGCATGAAAAGCAGGGAATCCAAGAggagataattttatttctggCTTTTTGGttggagagagggagaggcaTTTCATAGCCTTATGTTTCCAAAGACTAACCTATCAAAATAAAGATACATtgcaaaagtgtttttttcttactaACTCGTCACAGAACAAACAACAAATGCATACAAGTACTTGCTTTGTTAAAGGAATCGAATTAGCTCTTACAAATCCAAATGGGTGACATAGAGCATAAATCTGcaagggtcaaattaaaagaaaagtaacAGATACAGagtgatttatatatatatattgaaaaagaaatttgtaATTTACCTTCAATAAATTGTCAGTTCCAAATGGAGATCGAAGTTTTCCATAATGCTGACAAGCTATTTTCAGTAAAGCGAGAAGCAACCTCAATACTTCGccttttctttgatttacaCCAAGTGATTCACAGTGTGCAATTCTCTCATCAATCCACTTATTCAATTCTTTATTTCCAACATTTCCGCCCACCAAAGGACCTGGAAAGGACTGTTGGCAGAGAGCATGAAAATAACTGCAAGTGCCCCCTCCAACACTTGAAGCATTATCACTACTTCCTAAAATAATCTCCATCAAATTCATAACTGCGATTGAGCCTCCTACATGATCCTTCACATGAAATAAGTACACATTTTTAGCCCATGAATAATACCAGCattcaagaaaattttttaaaaaaaatagtttcttttaatttatgagaGAACTGACACAAAATCTCAAGCACTTTTTAATTCTCGTTCTCACCAAGACTTCTGGCTACCAAATTATCAGTTAAGAGAACCACTCATAATGTAAtgcaaaaaaatgagaaaaagaaCTATGAAAGAGAGCGTTTCAGAGCCTCACCTGGCTGCTGAAGGATGTTTTCCTAAGAGAACTGCTATCTTTCATTACTATGAGCTTCCCACCAAATCCAAAAGTAACCAGTGCATGTGGAGGACGCCCAGCAGATGATCTCCCAGTGTTGGGAGCATAAGAAAACTGCTGGTTGCTCTGAAATGATTGATGGGGAACACTTGCTTGTTTCTGACTGCTAAAGTAATCATTTGAAAAGATTGCTTGTTCATTCTGTTTTACAGTTTCCTGATTACTCTTCTGACTGAAGTTCCCGCCATGTACAAAACTTTGTGACCCAACAAATCCGTTAGCCTCAGCATAACCTTGACTTGCTTTGTCATATGATGGAACTGTCCCCGAATAATTAAAAGCATTCTGCTGATCCACATGATTGTTCATGGACACATTTGAACCATATAAATTCTCTAATTGCTGGTTTCCACCAAAGTTCGAAATAGTATCTGTCTTGGCAGCAGTCTGAGGTTGCCACATATTCAAACCCTGTTGATTGTAGCTACCATAAGACTCACCCCCGCTGCCATGTAGGCCTTGGCTATTATAGCCCTGATAGCCATACTTGTCAGCTTGTCCGTACTCAGCATTCATGCTACTACTATTTGGGGAATAAGGATTGCTAAATGCGAATCCATTTTGATTCTGCTGATCATTAGTTTGAACAGTTGTTGATTGTGCAGATGGTGTGTAACTGTCCAATGTGCGCCATTCTCCCACCATTGCATCATAATACCAACCAGGATATTGTGGGTCAAAAACCATATGTTCAGGGTAACCATTATTATTCCCTTGGGAAACCGGATTCCAGCTAGACACACTCTCGGTTGTACTAGTCTCAGCCACAGTTCCCACCACAGACTGTGAAGTCTGCTGCAAATAATTAACCTCTTTTTTCCCATCAGAGATTGAGGCCGAAGCAGCCACACATTCAACCCCCAAAGCACCATCAGCGCTCCCTTGCATGCTTGCTGTAGCATCAAAAGCATCCACTTGATACCACTGCCCAGTGTTTGCATCTTGCTTCCATCCAGGATACATGTTTTCCCAATACTGACTGCTACTCAAGTCCAGTCCATTCACACTCTCCATCACCGATCCTCCATAAACTTGTGAACCATCTTGATATTGCTCATAACTGACCGAATTATCCAAACCTCCACCACCCCTATTCTCTACATTACTAGCACTTTGAACTATATTTGCAGGAAAATCTTCTGAACCGCctccaaaatcattaaaaaaatcagaggACGAACCAAACCCATGATTCCCATTGTCCGCAGAATCTGCGTAAAACGAACCCCACCCCACTTCCTTAACCCCTGATTTCAGTGATCCACTGCTTTGACAAACAGTAGTCTCAGGCACAACCTCCGATCCAATCCCATCATTATTTGACTCAATCACCCCATCAGACAAGCCCAACGAATTCACTGACTCCAACGCATTACTCTCCTCCGCCTTCACACCATCCAATCCTGCACCATCATTTTCAACCTTCCCCTCGAATCCACCTTTTGTATCCTCAATACTGAGATTGGCAAAGGCTTTCGCCTCATCAGAATCACTTCCCTCTGTGAACTTAGAGCCCGAATCCAAATTAGGGGGCCCAAAATCATCATCAACTAACTTATCAAAGAAATCCTCATCCGTCTGATCCTCCATCACGTTAAATGGAGGATTCGTAGCCATCTAAAATACCACTGATTTAACCCTAACGATCTACAAAAATTTTCAAGACCAATTTAGCCCTCCAATTTTCCCTATTTCACTCCTAAAATTCGAGCTGTGATTTAATCAAAACACCGAGatccaaaaactaaaaagatctAAAAGGCCAAAATCAGAGAGATCTCTCTGTAATTAGAGAAGTATAACTtaagatcaaaacataaaatacaatataaaaaaaattaggaatctGGGGATTGAATCGAACGCATTGGAAATAAAAGGAAGGAGAAGGAGATGTACTAACTTACAGATCGGATCAGGGATTTGATGAGTGAATCTAGAGCGAGAGAGAAAGGAAtggagcgagagagagagagagagagagagagagagagagggagagcgtTCGACTTGGCACCACCTACCCAACAAGAGCAGCTTCCGTTTttcgtttctttctttctttcttttttttctaattaatttcttgttttattttatttccagaaaaagaaaattgttatcGCAGGTGGGGCTGTGCATACTTGTTAAGACTCAATTCCGTTCCCGTCCgatcttgcaaattatttggtATCAACAAATATTTAGGAGTTTCTTTTATcgtttaagattttattttatacttttaaatatccgaaataaatatttttatataattgttaataatatttttgttttgtttaagatgtttgaaagaaaaaacaaaacaatatggATCTTTTCCatctaaaaaacatttcatattattctatgtttttataactattatttatttatttattttatttataaatatatcatggtATATTTGTTATTGGCTCCTTCATTTATAAAATTCTAATTCCACTCATGTTTGATGCATTCCACAAACCATTTCATTCCATTGATTATaaagtgattttattattattttactcataatattaattacatctcatctaatttaattatttataaactttATTAAGTCTCATtgttagatatttataaataaagattTCGGTCTATTGATTTGAAAACTgacagttttttctttttaagtgatCTTAAATATTAGCTAAAATTATTTAGCAACATGTTTACACTAAAATATGTGCGTattatctttgttgtttttttatatatctttattattttaacaatttatttgtattttaatatatttaatatttttatttaaaaaattttaaattaacgaaataatttttttaatttttagtttttttagagcccgtttatttttgtattttaaaaatacttttgaaaaaaaaattatttttttgctttatttttttaattttcatattattttgatatattgtatcaaaaataaattttaaaaattaaaaaaatattattttaatatatttttaattgaaaaataataattattataatatcaaatgtgctcttaataaatatatgtagaaataagagaaaagtcattttaacttttcactaagatattattttatgtatataaaattagaagagaaaaaaaaaattaaattagctttttttcttctctcattgGAGATGTTTAGGAGGTTTAGAAATATAgttggaattgttttttaaagtacttttcacttataaatacataaaaataatattttttattttaaaaaaatttatttttgatatcagcacatcaaaatatctaaaaattcaaataaaaaaatctaaaattttttcTCTCCTGTCGGGAGATGTTTAGggcatagtttttaaactcggTTGGGTCCAAGGTCCGGGTTTTGACAGGGTTACCAGGTCTTC from the Populus nigra chromosome 1, ddPopNigr1.1, whole genome shotgun sequence genome contains:
- the LOC133680973 gene encoding peroxisome biogenesis protein 19-2-like, whose translation is MADQHDDLEQLLDSAVDDFQTLNLAPASQRSGDGNKENRKQKEEEKGTCLPSLPTGVQGLGMGLPDLKSKKKGKKKVSKESHVEEALDKLREQAREAVKGLESVTAASKPDDSTKDAFTDDWVKQFEELAGSQDMESIVETMMQQLLSKEILYEPMKEIGERYPKWLEEHKASLNKEDHERYSHQYELIKDLNDVYDSDPSNYNKIFDLMQKMQECGQPPNDIVQELAPDIDFANLGQISPEMLEAQGNCCIM